Proteins from a genomic interval of Diaminobutyricimonas aerilata:
- the gatC gene encoding Asp-tRNA(Asn)/Glu-tRNA(Gln) amidotransferase subunit GatC, giving the protein MSEITPDVVRHLAGLARIGLTEHEIEKLTGELGAIVDSVAKVSEVATPDVPATSHPVPLQNVFRPDVVGDPLTLEQVLSGAPEHDGSRFKVSAILGEEQ; this is encoded by the coding sequence ATGTCTGAGATCACCCCCGACGTGGTGCGCCACCTCGCCGGCCTGGCCCGCATCGGGCTCACCGAACACGAGATCGAGAAGCTCACCGGAGAGCTCGGTGCGATCGTGGACTCGGTCGCGAAGGTGAGTGAGGTCGCGACGCCCGATGTGCCCGCGACGAGCCACCCGGTGCCGCTGCAGAACGTGTTCCGCCCCGACGTCGTCGGGGATCCGTTGACGCTCGAGCAGGTGCTCTCGGGCGCCCCCGAGCACGACGGCAGCCGCTTCAAGGTCAGCGCGATCCTGGGGGAGGAGCAGTGA
- a CDS encoding alpha/beta hydrolase, producing the protein MLFDIAALLVTSGHLGLAAEAPVVPERASIVVTLTVADHPDRLAATDAPPLPTRITAADPVAVGGGKSTVQRRLMAVSGTGLLAELGRHSADELAAYVRSDPANLRDLLATPPAPRVVAGWWSGLDRSSRMAVMSGAPGVVGNLEGVPFSVRNTANRSYLDIQLESLDAQLQSDAGRGESARLQQGIDALRAVDAALGDSRSVPQRYLLSLDGEGRTAAIAVGNPQTADYVSVLVPGMFFGVTGQIDDWTDIAARLYDEQTSWLRLFDRADGSVPGDGDDVAAIAWMGYQTPSLLNVGSLDLAYEGRDEITELITGLQTVRAADQPYVSVLAHSYGSTAALMALTEERFQVDALALIGSPGSDAQSVDELHVRGGNVFVGEAAWDPIPNSAYFGSDPGAAEYGARPMSVAGGVDAITNEVLAASVGHNEYFGPGTESLRNLALIGIDREEFVTDGSDHDVTRTLAGVRR; encoded by the coding sequence TTGCTGTTCGACATCGCAGCGCTACTCGTCACCTCGGGGCACCTGGGACTCGCCGCCGAGGCCCCTGTCGTGCCCGAGCGCGCGTCGATCGTCGTCACCCTCACGGTCGCCGACCACCCCGACCGCCTCGCCGCGACTGACGCCCCGCCGCTGCCGACCCGCATCACGGCCGCCGACCCCGTCGCCGTGGGCGGGGGCAAATCGACCGTCCAGCGCCGGCTCATGGCGGTGAGCGGAACGGGCCTGCTCGCCGAACTGGGCCGCCACTCCGCCGACGAACTCGCCGCGTACGTGCGTTCGGACCCCGCGAACCTCCGCGATCTTCTCGCCACGCCTCCCGCACCGCGGGTCGTCGCCGGGTGGTGGTCGGGGCTGGATCGCAGCTCCCGCATGGCCGTCATGTCCGGAGCTCCCGGGGTCGTCGGCAACCTCGAGGGCGTGCCGTTCAGCGTGCGGAACACGGCCAACCGCAGCTACCTCGACATCCAGCTCGAGTCCCTCGACGCCCAGCTTCAATCGGATGCGGGTCGCGGGGAGAGCGCCCGGCTCCAGCAGGGGATCGACGCCCTCCGCGCCGTCGACGCCGCCCTCGGCGACTCCCGCTCTGTGCCGCAGCGCTACCTGCTGTCCCTCGACGGGGAGGGCCGCACGGCCGCCATCGCCGTCGGCAATCCGCAGACCGCCGACTACGTGAGCGTGCTCGTGCCCGGCATGTTCTTCGGCGTGACCGGGCAGATCGACGATTGGACCGACATCGCCGCCCGTCTCTACGACGAGCAGACGAGCTGGCTGCGCCTGTTCGACCGCGCCGACGGGTCGGTGCCGGGCGACGGCGACGACGTCGCCGCGATCGCCTGGATGGGGTACCAGACCCCGAGTCTGCTCAACGTCGGCTCGCTCGACCTCGCGTACGAGGGCCGCGACGAGATCACCGAACTCATCACCGGTCTGCAGACGGTACGCGCCGCGGATCAGCCCTATGTCTCCGTGCTCGCGCACTCCTACGGGTCCACGGCTGCGCTCATGGCGCTCACCGAGGAGCGGTTCCAGGTGGACGCCCTCGCTCTCATCGGCTCCCCGGGCAGCGACGCGCAGAGCGTCGACGAACTCCATGTGCGCGGCGGGAACGTGTTCGTCGGCGAGGCCGCGTGGGACCCGATCCCGAACTCCGCCTACTTCGGAAGCGACCCGGGAGCGGCCGAGTACGGGGCGAGACCGATGAGCGTCGCCGGCGGGGTGGACGCGATCACGAACGAGGTGCTCGCCGCGTCCGTCGGTCACAACGAATACTTCGGCCCGGGCACCGAGTCGCTGCGCAACCTCGCCCTCATCGGCATCGACCGGGAGGAGTTCGTCACCGACGGCTCCGACCACGACGTCACACGCACCCTCGCGGGCGTTCGTCGCTGA
- the gatB gene encoding Asp-tRNA(Asn)/Glu-tRNA(Gln) amidotransferase subunit GatB, with the protein MARAELMDFDQALELFEPVLGFEVHVELNTKTKMFSDAPNIFGAEPNTALVPLDLGLPGSLPVVNEQAVRYSISLGLALGCSIAESSRFARKNYFYPDLGKNYQISQYDEPIAYEGSVEVELEDGRLFTIPIERAHMEEDAGKLTHVGGATGRIQGAEFSLVDYNRAGVPLVEIVTKPIFGAEKDAPELAKAYVGTIRDIVRGLGISDARMERGNLRCDANVSLRPRGQEKLGTRTETKNVNSLRSVERAVRYEIQRQAAILAAGGTITQETRHWHEDTGTTSAGRPKSDADDYRYFPEPDLLPVVPSPALIQELRDALPEAPATMRRRLKADWGFTDAEFRDIVNSNLLIEVTETVREGAAPFQARKWWTGEIARIANAREVEPGTLVSPHDVSELIALVENGDLTDRLARQVLEGVIDGEGSPHEVVEARGLRVVSDDSALLAAIDEALAAQPDVLAKIQDGKVQAAGAIIGAVMKAMKGTADAARVRELVLERAQQ; encoded by the coding sequence ATGGCTCGCGCGGAACTCATGGACTTCGATCAGGCCCTCGAACTCTTCGAGCCGGTGCTCGGCTTCGAGGTGCACGTCGAGCTGAACACGAAGACGAAGATGTTCTCCGACGCGCCGAACATCTTCGGCGCGGAGCCGAACACGGCCCTCGTTCCGCTCGACCTCGGCCTCCCCGGCAGCCTCCCCGTCGTCAACGAGCAGGCCGTGCGGTACTCCATCTCGCTCGGGCTCGCCCTCGGCTGCTCGATCGCCGAGTCGAGCCGGTTCGCGCGCAAGAACTACTTCTACCCGGACCTCGGCAAGAACTACCAGATCAGCCAGTACGACGAGCCGATCGCGTACGAGGGCTCCGTCGAGGTCGAGCTCGAGGACGGACGGCTGTTCACCATCCCGATCGAGCGCGCGCACATGGAGGAGGACGCCGGCAAGCTCACGCACGTCGGCGGCGCCACCGGCCGCATCCAGGGTGCCGAGTTCTCGCTCGTCGACTACAACCGTGCCGGTGTGCCGCTCGTCGAGATCGTGACGAAGCCGATCTTCGGTGCCGAGAAGGACGCCCCGGAGCTCGCGAAGGCGTACGTCGGCACGATCCGCGACATCGTGCGCGGTCTCGGGATCAGCGACGCGCGCATGGAGCGCGGAAACCTGCGGTGCGACGCGAACGTGTCGCTGCGCCCGCGCGGTCAGGAGAAGCTCGGCACGCGTACCGAGACGAAGAACGTGAACTCGCTGCGCAGCGTCGAGCGCGCGGTGCGCTACGAGATCCAGCGTCAGGCGGCGATCCTCGCTGCCGGCGGCACGATCACCCAGGAGACCCGGCACTGGCACGAGGACACCGGCACCACCTCCGCCGGTCGCCCGAAGAGCGACGCCGACGACTACCGGTACTTCCCGGAGCCCGACCTGCTGCCCGTGGTGCCGTCGCCCGCCCTCATCCAGGAGCTGCGTGATGCCCTGCCCGAGGCGCCCGCCACGATGCGCCGCCGGCTCAAGGCCGACTGGGGCTTCACCGACGCCGAGTTCCGCGACATCGTGAACTCGAACCTGCTCATCGAGGTCACCGAGACGGTGCGCGAAGGCGCGGCGCCGTTCCAGGCGCGCAAGTGGTGGACCGGCGAAATCGCCCGCATCGCGAACGCGCGCGAGGTCGAGCCGGGAACGCTCGTCTCGCCGCACGACGTGTCCGAGCTCATCGCCCTCGTCGAGAACGGCGACCTCACCGACCGTCTCGCCCGCCAGGTGCTCGAGGGCGTCATCGACGGTGAGGGCTCACCGCACGAGGTCGTCGAGGCGCGCGGTCTCCGCGTCGTGTCGGACGATTCCGCGCTGCTCGCCGCGATCGACGAGGCGCTCGCCGCGCAGCCCGACGTGCTCGCCAAGATCCAGGACGGCAAGGTACAGGCCGCGGGCGCGATCATCGGCGCGGTCATGAAGGCCATGAAGGGCACCGCGGACGCCGCCCGCGTGCGCGAGCTCGTGCTCGAGCGCGCCCAGCAGTAG
- a CDS encoding dihydrolipoyl dehydrogenase family protein: protein MSQTADHYDVAVIGSGPAGTAAALRARELGASVVVFEAGLTGGTCVNTGCVPTRVLAKTARLVRETRDAAEAGIVVNSPRVDWAATVQRVHERVHAVRGIKREAERFAAAGVHLVQEGRARFVDDSTLELDSGRRVTAGSILVCVGGHSRRLPVPGNELALLPEDVLNLPDLPGRVAVIGAGNTGAQLVTVLNAFGSEVTLLEVAPRILMASDASISDAVSAAFTARGVRVQAGIETVSGLERTDDGSIRLAWRADDADLSAEYDAVIMAAGWPGNVDDLGLENTGVETERSAIRTDRYFRTSVPHIFAVGDITGRDMLVQAAQFEGEAAAENAVLGANRRTPHHLLPAGGFTDPDYAGVGLSEAEVRDRDVACVVATVPYAELDRAVIDAREEGFLKLISDGRRELLLGAHAVGENAIEVIQSVTTAMAAGVDVSTLAGVRFAYPTYSAIIGSAARALLQQRESGAELT from the coding sequence ATGTCGCAGACCGCCGACCACTACGACGTCGCCGTGATCGGATCGGGTCCGGCCGGCACGGCTGCGGCGCTCCGCGCGCGCGAGCTCGGGGCGAGCGTCGTCGTGTTCGAGGCCGGCCTCACCGGGGGCACGTGCGTCAACACGGGGTGTGTGCCCACGCGGGTGCTCGCGAAGACCGCGCGCCTGGTGCGCGAGACGCGCGACGCGGCCGAGGCGGGCATCGTGGTCAACAGCCCCCGCGTGGATTGGGCGGCGACGGTGCAGCGCGTCCACGAGCGGGTCCACGCCGTGCGCGGGATCAAGCGGGAGGCCGAGCGGTTCGCCGCGGCGGGCGTCCACCTCGTGCAGGAGGGGCGCGCCCGCTTCGTGGACGACAGCACGCTCGAGCTCGACAGCGGCCGTCGCGTGACGGCGGGATCGATCCTGGTCTGCGTGGGAGGCCACTCCCGGCGCCTCCCCGTGCCCGGGAACGAGCTCGCACTGCTGCCCGAAGACGTACTGAACCTCCCGGACCTGCCGGGCCGCGTGGCCGTGATCGGTGCCGGCAACACCGGGGCGCAGCTCGTCACGGTGCTCAATGCCTTCGGGTCCGAGGTGACCCTGCTGGAAGTCGCGCCACGCATCCTCATGGCCTCCGACGCCTCCATCTCCGACGCCGTCAGCGCCGCGTTCACCGCCCGCGGCGTGCGGGTGCAGGCGGGCATCGAGACCGTGAGCGGATTGGAGCGCACCGACGACGGATCGATCCGGCTCGCCTGGCGCGCGGACGACGCCGACCTGTCGGCCGAGTACGACGCGGTGATCATGGCTGCCGGCTGGCCCGGCAACGTCGACGACCTCGGCTTGGAGAACACGGGCGTCGAGACGGAACGGTCCGCCATCCGCACCGACCGCTACTTCCGCACCTCCGTGCCCCACATCTTCGCCGTCGGCGACATCACCGGGCGCGACATGCTCGTGCAGGCGGCCCAGTTCGAGGGCGAGGCCGCGGCGGAGAACGCCGTGCTCGGCGCGAACCGGCGCACCCCGCACCACCTGCTGCCCGCGGGCGGCTTCACCGATCCGGACTACGCGGGGGTGGGACTCTCGGAGGCGGAAGTCAGGGACCGCGATGTCGCGTGCGTCGTCGCGACGGTGCCGTACGCGGAGCTCGACCGCGCGGTGATCGACGCTCGCGAGGAGGGGTTCCTCAAGCTCATCTCCGACGGACGCCGCGAGCTGCTGCTCGGCGCGCACGCCGTTGGCGAGAACGCGATCGAGGTGATCCAGTCCGTCACCACCGCGATGGCCGCCGGCGTCGACGTGTCGACCCTCGCCGGGGTGCGCTTCGCCTACCCGACGTACAGCGCCATCATCGGCTCGGCCGCGCGTGCGCTCCTGCAGCAACGGGAGAGCGGCGCCGAGCTCACCTGA
- a CDS encoding transposase has protein sequence MPDDAPDDALTAIADELYALPLDDFTSERNARAKEVRAEDRGLAQRVSKLTKPSAAAWTVNMFVRHRRDQFDQLLQLGETLRRAQDDLDSETMRTLGAQRRKLIGALGREAASVGADLGHRVSGGAIEEVEQTLQAALADPDAAAAVGTGRLVRSLTSTGFESVDLSGALAGGDSTTPTTRTRRASSSSDSDDAERAERERARERAAARDALEEAQQRADDAEAELSGLDKRLEQSERRRTRIDEERRELEQRLAELEDDLATLDRETRRLRGTRDDAARELDDARTAVDDAEKRMRDLR, from the coding sequence GTGCCCGACGACGCCCCGGATGACGCGCTCACCGCGATCGCCGACGAGCTGTACGCCCTGCCGCTCGACGACTTCACGAGCGAACGGAACGCGCGCGCCAAGGAGGTGCGCGCGGAGGATCGCGGGCTCGCACAGCGCGTCTCGAAGCTGACGAAACCGTCGGCGGCGGCGTGGACGGTCAACATGTTCGTGCGGCACCGCCGGGATCAGTTCGACCAGCTGTTGCAGCTCGGGGAGACGCTCCGCCGGGCTCAGGACGACCTCGACAGCGAGACGATGCGCACTCTCGGGGCACAGCGACGCAAGCTCATCGGCGCGCTCGGCCGGGAAGCCGCCTCGGTCGGCGCCGACCTCGGTCATCGCGTCAGCGGCGGGGCGATCGAGGAGGTCGAGCAGACGCTTCAGGCGGCCCTCGCAGACCCGGATGCGGCGGCCGCGGTCGGGACCGGCCGGCTCGTGCGCAGCCTCACGTCGACCGGATTCGAATCGGTGGACCTCTCGGGTGCGCTCGCGGGGGGCGATTCGACGACGCCGACGACCCGGACCCGTCGCGCCTCGTCCTCCTCGGACTCCGACGACGCGGAGCGCGCCGAACGGGAACGCGCTCGCGAACGCGCCGCCGCGCGGGACGCGCTCGAGGAGGCGCAACAGCGGGCCGACGATGCCGAGGCCGAGCTCTCCGGACTCGACAAGCGACTCGAGCAGTCCGAACGACGCCGCACCCGCATCGACGAGGAACGGCGAGAGCTCGAGCAGCGTCTGGCCGAGCTCGAGGACGACCTCGCGACCCTCGACCGCGAGACCCGCCGCTTGCGCGGCACCCGCGACGACGCCGCACGCGAACTGGACGACGCGCGCACCGCCGTGGACGACGCGGAGAAGCGGATGCGCGACCTCCGCTGA
- a CDS encoding APC family permease, whose translation MTQTQQPQQTELKRVIGPKLLLLFVIGDILGTGIYALTGQVAAEVGGAAWVPFLIAFAVALLTAFSYLELVTKYPETAGAALYVHKAFRIHVVTFIVCFIVMCSGITSASTASQAFAANLAAGFGLDLAPGGILLIALAFMLLVMLVNFRGVSESMGVNVVLTLVELSGLVLVILISAWALAGGQGDWSQVVLFQSPDDKNTLLAVSTATSLAFFAMVGFEDSVNMAEETKDPSRIFPRIMLTGLGIAAVIYVLVSICAVALVPIGELTDNETPLVTVVQTAAPDFPIADLLPFISMFAVANTALINMMMASRLLYGMSKKGVLPAFLGRVHSTRRTPWTAIIFTTVLSLGLITFVSLGQDSPVVVMLGGTTSLLLLTVFAVVNVTVLVLRRDRVEHKHFHAGTVFPIIGALACAWLVFPFSSGRDPQQYLIAGVLLAVGLVLWAITYFTGGRRAYREDVDTRVIATTDLDGRD comes from the coding sequence ATGACCCAGACCCAGCAGCCACAGCAGACCGAGCTCAAGCGGGTGATCGGCCCGAAACTCCTGCTGCTCTTCGTGATCGGCGACATCCTCGGCACGGGCATCTACGCCCTCACCGGTCAGGTCGCCGCCGAGGTGGGCGGCGCCGCGTGGGTGCCGTTCCTCATCGCGTTCGCGGTCGCCCTGTTGACCGCGTTCTCCTATCTCGAGCTCGTGACGAAGTACCCGGAGACGGCCGGCGCCGCCCTGTACGTGCACAAGGCGTTCCGTATCCACGTCGTCACCTTCATCGTGTGCTTCATCGTCATGTGCTCGGGCATCACCTCGGCCTCGACGGCCTCGCAGGCGTTCGCCGCCAACCTCGCGGCCGGATTCGGCCTCGATCTCGCGCCCGGCGGCATCCTGCTCATCGCGCTCGCGTTCATGCTGCTCGTCATGCTCGTCAACTTCCGCGGCGTGAGCGAGAGCATGGGGGTCAACGTCGTGCTCACGCTCGTCGAGCTCTCCGGTCTCGTTCTCGTCATCCTCATCAGCGCGTGGGCGCTCGCGGGCGGGCAGGGCGACTGGTCGCAGGTCGTGCTGTTCCAGTCGCCGGACGACAAGAACACTCTCCTCGCGGTGAGCACCGCGACCTCGCTCGCCTTCTTCGCCATGGTCGGATTCGAGGACTCGGTCAACATGGCGGAGGAGACGAAGGATCCGAGCCGTATCTTCCCGCGCATCATGCTCACCGGGCTCGGGATCGCCGCGGTCATCTACGTGCTCGTGTCCATCTGCGCGGTCGCGCTCGTGCCGATCGGCGAGCTCACCGACAACGAGACGCCGCTCGTCACGGTCGTGCAGACCGCGGCGCCCGACTTCCCGATCGCCGACCTGCTGCCGTTCATCTCGATGTTCGCGGTGGCGAACACGGCGCTCATCAACATGATGATGGCGAGCCGGCTGCTCTACGGCATGAGCAAGAAGGGCGTGCTGCCGGCCTTCCTCGGCCGCGTGCACTCCACGCGCCGCACGCCGTGGACGGCGATCATCTTCACCACGGTCCTCTCGCTCGGGCTCATCACCTTCGTCTCGCTCGGACAGGATTCGCCCGTCGTGGTGATGCTCGGCGGCACGACGTCGCTGTTGTTGCTCACCGTGTTCGCGGTGGTGAACGTGACGGTGCTGGTGCTGCGACGCGACAGAGTGGAGCACAAGCACTTCCACGCCGGCACGGTGTTCCCGATCATCGGCGCTCTCGCGTGCGCCTGGCTCGTGTTCCCGTTCTCCTCCGGCCGGGACCCGCAGCAGTACCTCATCGCGGGTGTGCTGCTCGCGGTCGGGCTCGTGCTGTGGGCGATCACCTACTTCACCGGTGGGCGCCGCGCCTACCGGGAGGACGTGGACACGAGGGTCATCGCGACCACCGACCTCGACGGGCGCGACTGA
- a CDS encoding HNH endonuclease signature motif containing protein yields MEQSSTAVADPPPTPAARALAERFELAEDLQLIDRSVNIAAAARMTMVERLRVSCGAPSASDGVRFRPQGDLEWRSLRAEIAALLTITERAAEHLLQTGWALHDHLPGTLALFHDGSISERHAHTMAHHTNGLTAQQIRELEEQALQVAPRLNPARFETRVRMLRQKITAEVAAERHREAAKARHVSVQHVDDQMAWLTAYLPAVEATAILNRLENTATGLRNDPEEERTRNQLMADTLTELLLTGHATGTAGITATVHLTVPALTLLGHTTDPAILDGFGPIDIDTARRLTADAPSFTRILTHPETGAMLSLGRTRYRPTAAMRDWLRLRDGTCRAPGCGRHADRCDLDHTTDWAHGGTTDHDNLAHLCRHHHTLKHHTPWELRAGPAPGVLEWVSPLGYIHTTDPFLEYGTPPPEAAVDATPDTDDLERLPPDPDREWYETEWQRIIRTTYAPSAA; encoded by the coding sequence ATGGAGCAGAGCAGCACCGCCGTCGCGGATCCCCCGCCGACGCCTGCGGCGCGCGCTCTGGCTGAGCGGTTCGAGCTCGCCGAGGACCTCCAGCTGATCGACCGATCGGTGAACATCGCCGCGGCGGCCCGGATGACGATGGTCGAGCGGCTCCGGGTCTCGTGCGGTGCGCCGTCGGCGTCGGACGGGGTCAGGTTCCGTCCACAGGGAGACCTGGAATGGCGCTCCCTCCGCGCCGAGATCGCCGCCCTGCTCACCATCACCGAACGCGCCGCCGAGCATCTCCTGCAGACCGGGTGGGCGCTCCACGACCACCTCCCCGGCACGCTCGCCCTCTTCCACGACGGCTCCATCTCCGAGCGTCACGCTCACACCATGGCCCACCACACCAACGGGCTCACCGCGCAGCAGATCCGCGAGCTGGAGGAACAGGCGCTGCAGGTGGCCCCTCGCCTGAACCCGGCGAGGTTCGAGACGCGGGTGCGGATGCTGCGGCAGAAGATCACCGCCGAGGTCGCCGCCGAACGTCACCGGGAGGCCGCCAAGGCACGGCACGTGTCGGTGCAGCACGTCGACGACCAGATGGCATGGTTGACCGCCTACCTCCCCGCCGTCGAAGCGACCGCCATCCTCAACCGGCTGGAGAACACCGCGACCGGACTACGCAACGACCCGGAAGAGGAACGCACCCGCAACCAGCTCATGGCCGACACCCTCACCGAACTGCTCCTCACCGGTCACGCCACCGGAACCGCCGGAATCACCGCCACCGTGCACCTCACCGTCCCCGCGCTCACCCTCCTCGGCCACACCACCGACCCCGCCATCCTCGACGGATTCGGACCCATCGACATCGACACCGCCCGCCGGCTCACCGCCGACGCGCCCTCCTTCACCCGCATCCTCACCCACCCGGAGACCGGCGCGATGCTCTCCCTCGGCCGCACCAGGTACCGGCCCACCGCCGCGATGCGCGACTGGTTGCGGCTGCGCGACGGCACCTGCCGCGCGCCCGGATGTGGACGACACGCCGACCGTTGCGACCTCGACCACACCACCGACTGGGCCCACGGCGGCACCACCGACCACGACAACCTCGCCCACCTCTGCCGCCACCACCACACCCTGAAACACCACACCCCATGGGAGCTCCGAGCCGGACCCGCACCCGGAGTTCTGGAGTGGGTGTCACCGCTCGGATACATCCACACCACCGACCCGTTCCTCGAATACGGCACACCGCCACCCGAGGCGGCCGTCGACGCAACGCCGGACACCGACGACCTCGAACGACTCCCACCCGATCCCGACCGCGAATGGTACGAGACCGAGTGGCAACGGATCATCCGCACCACCTACGCACCGAGCGCAGCCTGA
- the gatA gene encoding Asp-tRNA(Asn)/Glu-tRNA(Gln) amidotransferase subunit GatA: MSDLIHKPASELADLLARREVSSVEVTQAHLDHIEAVDGDVHAFLHVSDAALATAAQVDAARGDGARLGPLAGVPVAIKDVLCTLDMPSTAASKILEGWIPPYDATVVRKLREAHLVPLGKTNMDEFAMGSSTEHSAYGPTRNPWDLERIPGGSGGGSAAAVSAYEAPLALGSDTGGSIRQPAAVTGSVGMKPTYGGVSRYGAIALASSLDQVGPVARSVLDAGLLHDVIGGHDPRDSTSLPDVWPSFADAARAGLTGDALRGVRVGVVKELNGEGFQAGVRQRFSETLELLAEAGAEIVEVSAPHFEYAVSAYYLILPAEASSNLAKFDSVRFGLRVAPEGGGTVEQVMAATREVGFGDEVKRRIILGTYALSAGYYDAYYGSAQKVRTLIQRDFDAAFAQADVLVSPAAPTTAFKFGEKLDDPLAMYLNDITTIPANLAGVPGIGIPMGLAPEDGLPTGLQIMAPLRQDARLYTVGAAIEQLLEARWGGPLLRQAPDLVAGEMFAAREGAV; encoded by the coding sequence GTGAGCGACCTCATCCACAAGCCCGCGTCCGAGCTCGCCGATCTGCTCGCCCGGCGGGAGGTGTCGAGCGTCGAGGTGACGCAGGCGCACCTCGACCACATCGAGGCCGTCGACGGCGACGTGCACGCCTTCCTCCACGTCTCGGACGCCGCGCTCGCGACGGCGGCGCAGGTGGACGCGGCGCGCGGCGACGGTGCCCGGCTGGGGCCGCTCGCTGGTGTTCCCGTCGCCATCAAGGACGTGCTCTGCACGCTCGACATGCCCTCCACCGCGGCGTCGAAGATCCTCGAGGGATGGATCCCGCCGTACGACGCGACCGTCGTGCGCAAGCTGCGCGAGGCGCACCTCGTGCCCCTCGGCAAGACCAACATGGACGAGTTCGCGATGGGCTCGTCCACCGAGCACTCCGCGTACGGTCCTACCCGCAACCCGTGGGACCTCGAGCGGATCCCGGGCGGCTCAGGCGGCGGCAGCGCCGCCGCGGTGAGTGCCTACGAGGCGCCCCTCGCGCTCGGCAGCGACACCGGCGGGTCCATCCGCCAGCCGGCCGCGGTCACCGGCTCCGTGGGCATGAAGCCCACCTACGGCGGTGTGTCCCGCTACGGCGCGATCGCCCTCGCCTCCTCGCTCGACCAGGTCGGTCCCGTCGCGCGTTCCGTGCTCGACGCCGGACTGCTGCACGACGTGATCGGCGGCCACGACCCGCGCGACTCGACCTCGCTGCCCGACGTGTGGCCGTCGTTCGCCGACGCCGCCCGTGCGGGACTCACCGGCGACGCCCTGCGCGGCGTGCGGGTCGGTGTGGTCAAGGAGCTCAACGGCGAGGGCTTCCAGGCGGGCGTGCGTCAGCGTTTCAGCGAGACGCTCGAGCTGCTCGCCGAGGCGGGCGCCGAGATCGTCGAGGTCTCCGCCCCGCACTTCGAGTACGCCGTGTCGGCGTACTACCTCATCCTGCCCGCCGAGGCCTCGAGCAACCTCGCCAAGTTCGACTCGGTGCGCTTCGGCCTGCGGGTCGCCCCCGAGGGCGGCGGGACCGTCGAACAGGTCATGGCGGCCACGCGTGAGGTCGGATTCGGCGACGAGGTGAAGCGCCGCATCATCCTGGGCACCTACGCCCTGTCGGCCGGGTACTACGACGCCTACTACGGCAGCGCCCAGAAGGTGCGCACCCTCATCCAGCGCGACTTCGACGCGGCGTTCGCGCAGGCCGACGTGCTCGTGTCGCCGGCGGCGCCGACGACGGCGTTCAAGTTCGGCGAGAAGCTCGACGACCCGCTCGCGATGTACCTCAACGACATCACGACGATCCCGGCGAACCTCGCCGGGGTTCCCGGCATCGGCATCCCGATGGGGCTCGCGCCCGAGGACGGGCTGCCGACCGGGCTGCAGATCATGGCGCCGCTGCGCCAGGATGCGCGGCTCTACACGGTCGGCGCGGCGATCGAGCAGCTGCTCGAGGCCCGCTGGGGTGGTCCGCTGCTGCGCCAGGCGCCGGATCTGGTCGCGGGGGAGATGTTCGCCGCCCGGGAGGGCGCGGTCTGA
- a CDS encoding SDR family oxidoreductase, translating to MTIAVTGSTGHLGRLIVDHLLARGTAPGDIVALGRNEARLAELEGLGVRTARADYADVDGLSRALEGVDTVMLVSGDAVGQRVQQHGNVIDAAVGAGARRIVYTSAPRATDTTLVLAPEHKATEERLAASGLAVTVLRNNWYTENYTATVERARESGVVSSSVGDGRVASAPRGDYAEAAAVVLTEDGHEGAVYELSGDEAWSSAELAAAASEVLGRPVEYRALTPEEHLRTLLDAGLDEGTAGFVVALDGNIRDGLLGETSGDLSRLIGRPTVPLARALAEDLS from the coding sequence ATGACCATCGCCGTCACGGGCAGCACCGGACACCTCGGCCGCCTCATCGTCGACCACCTGCTGGCGCGCGGTACGGCGCCGGGCGACATCGTCGCCCTCGGCCGCAACGAGGCCCGGCTGGCGGAACTCGAAGGGCTCGGCGTGCGCACCGCTCGCGCCGACTACGCCGACGTCGACGGGCTGAGCCGCGCCCTCGAGGGTGTCGACACGGTCATGCTCGTCTCGGGCGACGCGGTCGGGCAGCGCGTGCAGCAGCACGGCAACGTGATCGACGCCGCCGTCGGAGCCGGCGCCCGCCGCATCGTCTACACGAGCGCACCGCGCGCCACCGACACGACGCTCGTGCTCGCACCCGAGCACAAGGCCACCGAGGAGCGGCTCGCCGCGAGCGGTCTCGCCGTGACCGTGCTGCGCAACAACTGGTACACCGAGAACTACACCGCGACGGTCGAGAGGGCGCGCGAGAGCGGGGTCGTCTCCTCGAGCGTCGGCGACGGGCGCGTCGCCAGCGCGCCGCGTGGCGACTACGCCGAGGCCGCCGCGGTCGTGCTCACCGAGGACGGGCACGAGGGAGCCGTGTACGAGCTCTCCGGTGATGAGGCATGGAGCTCCGCCGAACTCGCCGCCGCCGCATCCGAGGTGCTCGGCCGGCCCGTGGAATACCGTGCCCTCACCCCGGAGGAGCACCTGCGCACACTGCTCGACGCTGGTCTCGACGAGGGCACCGCGGGCTTCGTCGTCGCGCTCGACGGCAACATCCGCGACGGTCTGCTCGGTGAGACCTCGGGGGACCTCTCGCGCCTGATCGGCCGGCCCACCGTGCCGCTCGCCCGAGCGCTCGCCGAAGATCTGAGCTGA